One window from the genome of Oryza glaberrima chromosome 3, OglaRS2, whole genome shotgun sequence encodes:
- the LOC127766732 gene encoding serine/threonine-protein kinase SAPK8 isoform X1 produces MAAAGAGAGAPDRAALTVGPGMDMPIMHDSDRYELVRDIGSGNFGVARLMRDRRTMELVAVKYIERGEKIDDNVQREIINHRSLKHPNIIRFKEVILTPTHLAIVMEYASGGELFERICKNVRFSEDEARYFFQQLISGVSYCHSMQVCHRDLKLENTLLDGSPAPRLKICDFGYSKSSVLHSQPKSTVGTPAYIAPEVLLKKEYDGKTADVWSCGVTLYVMVVGAYPFEDPEEPKNFRKTIQRILNVQYSIPENMDISPECRHLISRIFCRGSVFEDNNPRNTEPWLVLEEPSCRFDGR; encoded by the exons atggcAGCGGCGGGGGCCGGGGCGGGGGCGCCGGATCGGGCGGCGCTGACGGTGGGCCCGGGGATGGACATGCCGATCATGCACGACAGCGACCGGTACGAGCTCGTGCGCGACATCGGCTCCGGCAACTTCGGCGTCGCCCGCCTCATGCGCGACCGCCGCACCatggagctcgtcgccgtcaaGTACATCGAGCGCGGCGAGAAG ATAGATGATAATGTCCAGCGTGAGATTATAAATCACCGATCGTTGAAACATCCTAACATTATTAGGTTTAAGGAG GTTATTTTAACCCCAACTCATCTTGCTATTGTCATGGAATATGCCTCTGGTGGTGAGCTTTTCGAGAGAATTTGTAAGAATGTACGGTTCAGTGAAGATGAG GCTCGCTACTTCTTCCAGCAGCTTATCTCGGGAGTCAGCTACTGCCATTCAATG CAAGTATGCCACCGTGATTTGAAGTTGGAGAATACACTGCTGGATGGAAGCCCTGCTCCACGCTTGAAAATATGTGACTTTGGCTATTCTAAG TCTTCAGTTCTCCATTCACAACCAAAATCCACTGTAGGAACCCCTGCTTATATTGCACCTGAAGTTCTGTTGAAGAAAGAATACGATGGCAAG ACTGCTGATGTATGGTCCTGTGGTGTGACTCTATATGTTATGGTAGTTGGTGCATATCCTTTCGAGGATCCAGAAGAGCCTAAGAACTTCCGTAAAACAATTCAG CGTATCTTGAATGTTCAGTACTCGATTCCAGAAAACATGGACATATCTCCAGAATGTAGGCATCTAATTTCGAGGATTTTTTGTCGGGGATCCGTCTTTG AGGATAACAATCCCAGAAATACGGAGCCATGGCTGGTTCTTGAAGAACCTTCCTGCAGATTTGATGGACGATGA
- the LOC127768584 gene encoding transcription factor HHO5-like, whose product MGLDVGEIGMGLDLSLDLKMFAARSAVRMAAAAAKEATGVEACIRSLEEERRKIEMFRRELPLCARLLADVIELMKEEAGKRRKDGDDAEAKAEDGDKTKWMSTAQLWVDSRGSDADSENDRRSGSTSPASRLLGGAEESSSRAVAPPPYFRREERVVLRPAMPLLPPASHRSPPPAAAAAATAAGDDHRHVVASSFATAVPSPVPAALSLQAQAQQQQQQARKSRRCWSPELHRQFVAALQQLGGPQVATPKQIREVMKVDGLTNDEVKSHLQKYRLHNRKSPGTASASHSIVLVGDLWASQEVSCSQSGSPQGPLQLSGSGVAVSAATAGDSCCEDDDKSEGYVRK is encoded by the exons aTGGGGCTGGACGTGGGGGAGATCGGGATGGGGCTGGATTTGAGCCTGGACCTGAAGATGTTCGCGGCGAGGAGCGCCgtgaggatggcggcggcggcggccaaggagGCGACGGGGGTGGAGGCGTGCATCAGGAGCCTCGAGGAGGAGCGCCGCAAGATCGAGATGTTCAGGCGCGAGCTCCCGCTCTgcgcccgcctcctcgccgacg TGATCGAGCTGATGAAGGAGGAGgccgggaagaggaggaaggacggcgacgacgcggaggcgaaggcggaggaCGGCGACAAGACGAAATGGATGAGCACCGCGCAGCTCTGGGTGGACAGCCGCGGCAGCGACGCCGATTCCGAG AATGACCGACGGAGCGGGagcacctcgccggcgtcgaggttgctcggcggcgcggaggagtcATCGTCGAgggccgtcgcgccgccgccgtacttTAGGAGGGAGGAAAGGGTGGTTCTACGACCCGCTATGCCGTTGCTGCCTCCGGCTTCCCAcaggtcgcctcctccggcggcggcggcggctgccaccgccgccggcgatgaccACCGGCACGTTGTCGCGTCAAGCTTTGCCACCGCCGTGCCGTCACCCGTCCCGGCGGCGCTTAGCTTGCAGGCtcaggcgcagcagcagcagcagcaggcgaggAAGTCGAGGCGGTGCTGGTCGCCGGAGCTTCACCGGCAGTTCGTCGCCGCCTTGCAGCAGCTCGGTGGCCCCCAAG TTGCTACTCCAAAGCAAATCAGGGAGGTGATGAAGGTTGATGGGCTCACCAACGACGAAGTGAAAAGCCATCTCCAG AAGTATCGGCTGCACAACCGGAAATCACCAGGCACAGCTTCAGCGAGCCATTCGATTGTACTTGTTGGTGATCTCTGGGCTTCTCAGGAAGTAAGCTGCTCTCAATCCGGATCACCTCAAGGTCCCCTTCAGCTCTCCGGCTCAGGGGTGGCCGtctcggcggccaccgccggcgacagcTGCTGCGAGGATGATGACAAGTCGGAAGGCTATGTCCGAAAATGA
- the LOC127765940 gene encoding dof zinc finger protein 4-like: MIQELLGGTTMDQLKGASALNHASLPVVLQPIVSNPSPTSSSSTSSRSSAQATQQRSSSATSSPHGQGQGGGAAEQAPLRCPRCNSSNTKFCYYNNYNLTQPRHFCKTCRRYWTKGGALRNVPIGGGCRKPRPMPAPVAKPPMSCKAAPPLGLGGGPVSWASGQQAATAHLMALLNSARGVQGHGGSNVHRLLGLDTMGHLQILPGAPNGAGAGTAASLWPQSAPRPVTPPPPHMDSQLGMGTLGHHDVLSSLGLKLPSSASSSPAASYYSDQLHAVVSNAGRPQAPYDVATASLPCTTAVTSLPSALSSVSAAAPTSNTVGMDLPPVSLAAPEMQYWNGPAAMSVPWPDLPTPNGAFP; encoded by the coding sequence ATGATCCAAGAACTCCTTGGAGGGACAACCATGGACCAGCTCAAGGGCGCCAGCGCTCTGAACCACGCCTCCCTGCCGGTGGTGCTGCAGCCTATCGTGTCCAACCCGTcgcccacgtcgtcgtcgtcgacgtcgtcgcgcTCGTCGGCGCAGGCGACGCAGCagaggtcgtcgtcggcgacctcGTCGCCGCACGGGCAGGGgcagggtggcggcgcggcggagcaggcGCCGCTGCGGTGCCCGCGGTGCAACTCGTCGAACACCAAGTTCTGCTACTACAACAACTACAACCTCACCCAGCCGCGCCACTTCTGCAAGACGTGCCGCCGGTACTGGACCAAGGGCGGCGCGCTCCGCAACGTCCCCATCGGCGGCGGGTGCCGCAAGCCGCGCCCCATGCCGGCGCCGGTCGCCAAGCCGCCCATGTCTTGcaaggccgcgccgccgctcggcctcggcggcgggccAGTGTCCTGGGCCTCCGGGCAGCAGGCCGCCACCGCGCACCTCATGGCGCTGCTCAACAGCGCCAGGGGAGTGCAGGGCCACGGCGGCAGCAATGTCCACCGGCTTCTTGGGCTGGACACCATGGGTCACCTCCAGATCCTGCCAGGCGCTCccaatggcgccggcgccggcacggcggcgtcgcTCTGGCCACAGTCCGCGCCGCGGCCGGtcactccaccgccgccgcacatgGACTCCCAGCTCGGCATGGGGACGCTGGGCCACCACGACGTGCTGTCGAGCCTCGGCCTCAAGCTgccctcgtcggcgtcgtcctcgccggcggcgagctacTACAGCGACCAGCTGCACGCGGTGGTGAGCAACGCGGGGCGCCCCCAGGCGCCGTACGACGTCGCCACCGCGTCCCTCCCTTGCACCACCGCGGTGACCTCACTCCCGTCGGCGCTGTCGagcgtctccgccgccgcgccgaccagCAACACGGTCGGGATGGACCTGCCACCCGTGTCGCTCGCCGCGCCGGAGATGCAGTACTGGAATGGcccggcggcgatgtcggtgcCGTGGCCGGACTTGCCCACTCCCAACGGCGCGTTCCCATGA
- the LOC127766732 gene encoding serine/threonine-protein kinase SAPK8 isoform X2, which translates to MAAAGAGAGAPDRAALTVGPGMDMPIMHDSDRYELVRDIGSGNFGVARLMRDRRTMELVAVKYIERGEKIDDNVQREIINHRSLKHPNIIRFKEVILTPTHLAIVMEYASGGELFERICKNVRFSEDEARYFFQQLISGVSYCHSMQVCHRDLKLENTLLDGSPAPRLKICDFGYSKSSVLHSQPKSTVGTPAYIAPEVLLKKEYDGKTADVWSCGVTLYVMVVGAYPFEDPEEPKNFRKTIQRILNVQYSIPENVDISPECRHLISRIFVGDPSLRITIPEIRSHGWFLKNLPADLMDDDSMSSQYEEPDQPMQTMDQIMQILTEATIPPACSRINHILTDGLDLDDDMDDLDSDSDIDVDSSGEIVYAM; encoded by the exons atggcAGCGGCGGGGGCCGGGGCGGGGGCGCCGGATCGGGCGGCGCTGACGGTGGGCCCGGGGATGGACATGCCGATCATGCACGACAGCGACCGGTACGAGCTCGTGCGCGACATCGGCTCCGGCAACTTCGGCGTCGCCCGCCTCATGCGCGACCGCCGCACCatggagctcgtcgccgtcaaGTACATCGAGCGCGGCGAGAAG ATAGATGATAATGTCCAGCGTGAGATTATAAATCACCGATCGTTGAAACATCCTAACATTATTAGGTTTAAGGAG GTTATTTTAACCCCAACTCATCTTGCTATTGTCATGGAATATGCCTCTGGTGGTGAGCTTTTCGAGAGAATTTGTAAGAATGTACGGTTCAGTGAAGATGAG GCTCGCTACTTCTTCCAGCAGCTTATCTCGGGAGTCAGCTACTGCCATTCAATG CAAGTATGCCACCGTGATTTGAAGTTGGAGAATACACTGCTGGATGGAAGCCCTGCTCCACGCTTGAAAATATGTGACTTTGGCTATTCTAAG TCTTCAGTTCTCCATTCACAACCAAAATCCACTGTAGGAACCCCTGCTTATATTGCACCTGAAGTTCTGTTGAAGAAAGAATACGATGGCAAG ACTGCTGATGTATGGTCCTGTGGTGTGACTCTATATGTTATGGTAGTTGGTGCATATCCTTTCGAGGATCCAGAAGAGCCTAAGAACTTCCGTAAAACAATTCAG CGTATCTTGAATGTTCAGTACTCAATTCCAGAAAACGTGGACATATCTCCAGAATGTAGGCATCTAATTTCGAGGATTTTTGTCGGGGATCCGTCTTTG AGGATAACAATCCCAGAAATACGGAGCCATGGCTGGTTCTTGAAGAACCTTCCTGCAGATTTGATGGACGATGATAGTATGAGCAGCCAGTATGAGGAACCTGATCAGCCAATGCAAACCATGGATCAGATCATGCAAATTTTAACTGAGGCCACCATACCACCTGCTTGCTCTCGAATAAACCACATCCTAACTGATGGACTCGACCTAGACGATGACATGGATGACCTCGATTCCGACTCAGATATTGATGTTGATAGCAGCGGCGAGATCGTCTATGCGATGTAA